From the Anaerolineae bacterium genome, one window contains:
- a CDS encoding undecaprenyl diphosphate synthase family protein, whose product GLTPEQVTEEVVSSYLHTAGLPDPDLIIRTAGEMRLSNFLIWQSAYAEYYSTPVYWPDFDREELYKALVAYSQRERRYGRVLDQ is encoded by the coding sequence ATGGCCTGACGCCGGAACAGGTGACAGAAGAGGTGGTCAGCTCATACCTGCACACCGCCGGCCTGCCGGACCCGGACCTCATCATCCGCACCGCCGGCGAGATGCGGTTGAGCAATTTCCTCATCTGGCAAAGCGCCTACGCCGAATATTATTCCACCCCGGTCTACTGGCCGGACTTCGACCGCGAGGAGCTGTATAAGGCGCTGGTCGCGTACAGCCAGCGCGAGCGCCGCTACGGGCGCGTGCTCGACCAATAA
- a CDS encoding phosphatidate cytidylyltransferase — MLRTRVLSALVLLPIVAVLLYLGGWWFAGAVLVVAGLALHELYGLLRQAELAPQEIIGLLLAVALVLPPILPSARPWLELAVTLCTAGALVWHMLQPGRTRPGVDALATLAGALYLGWMGRHFVALRLAPQGLWWTALALLSTWITDSGAYFVGRRWGRRPLAPRLSPKKTWEGAVGGWLTGVALTPAVAWLLGLSPWHGLALGALIATVAPFGDLAESMFKRQVGAKDSSNLIPGHGGMLDRIDSLLFVIPSAYYYLLLAGVI, encoded by the coding sequence ATGCTGCGCACCCGCGTCCTCAGCGCCCTGGTCCTTCTGCCCATCGTGGCCGTGCTCCTTTATCTGGGCGGTTGGTGGTTCGCCGGCGCCGTGCTGGTCGTGGCCGGCCTGGCCCTCCACGAGCTGTACGGCCTGCTCCGACAGGCCGAACTGGCCCCGCAGGAGATCATCGGCCTGCTTCTGGCGGTCGCCCTGGTACTTCCTCCCATCCTTCCGTCAGCTCGCCCCTGGCTGGAGCTGGCCGTCACCCTGTGCACCGCCGGCGCCCTGGTCTGGCACATGCTTCAGCCCGGGCGAACGCGCCCTGGCGTGGATGCCCTGGCGACGCTGGCCGGCGCGCTGTACCTGGGCTGGATGGGCCGGCACTTCGTCGCCTTACGTCTGGCACCGCAGGGCCTGTGGTGGACGGCGCTGGCCCTGCTCTCCACCTGGATCACCGACAGCGGCGCCTATTTCGTCGGCCGGCGCTGGGGCCGGCGGCCTTTGGCGCCCCGCCTCAGCCCGAAAAAGACGTGGGAGGGGGCGGTTGGGGGATGGCTGACGGGCGTCGCGCTGACGCCGGCGGTGGCCTGGCTGTTGGGCCTTTCCCCCTGGCATGGGCTGGCCCTGGGGGCGCTGATCGCCACGGTGGCGCCGTTCGGGGACCTGGCGGAATCCATGTTCAAGCGGCAGGTCGGCGCCAAGGACTCCAGCAACCTCATCCCCGGCCACGGGGGGATGCTGGACCGCATTGACAGCCTGCTGTTCGTCATCCCCAGCGCCTATTATTACCTCTTGCTGGCCGGCGTCATCTAA